A genomic segment from Sciurus carolinensis chromosome 1, mSciCar1.2, whole genome shotgun sequence encodes:
- the LOC124995143 gene encoding LOW QUALITY PROTEIN: zinc finger protein 34-like (The sequence of the model RefSeq protein was modified relative to this genomic sequence to represent the inferred CDS: inserted 1 base in 1 codon): protein MSKVTQECTSTTINMCTRQKKSNTVHDAGEIINSNLVVREDQKIPAGKKLHYCGHCEKTFRYSANLVKHERLHHEEKPYQCGECGEAFGQRPNLVKHQRIHTGEKPYECAECGKAFGDGSILIRHRRTHRXEKPFECKECGKGFTQSSNLIQHQRIHTGEKPYKCNQCEKAFIQKTKLVEHQRSHTGEKPYECTACGKVFSQSTHLLQHQRIHTGERPYSCAECGRAFHNSSRLLQHQWSHRGEKPYACSDCKKAFSQSAYLAQHRRAHTGEESHRCGACGKAFRHSAKCQRRRAHTWEKPHQCSECGRPPATAPSASAAGRTRASSPTGAARAARPSATVPSASAAGRTRASSPTSAARAARPSATVPSASAAGRTPARSPTSAASAEGLPPQRQVPAPQGAHGRAAPPVRRVRKAFRHSASECQRRRAHTGEQPHRCGACGRPPATVPSASAAGRTCAATSAAERSVG, encoded by the exons ATGAGCAAAGTGACCCAAGAGTGTACCTCAACAACCATAAACATGTGCACCaggcaaaaaaaatcaaatacagttCATGATGCAGGAGAAATCATAAATTCAAACTTAGTTGTTAGAGAAGATCAGAAAATTCCCGCTGGAAAAAAACTGCATTATTGTGGTCACTGCGAGAAGACCTTCAGGTACAGTGCCAACCTTGTCAAACACGAGCGGCTTCATCATGAGGAGAAGCCCTACCAGTGTGGCGAGTGTGGGGAGGCCTTCGGCCAGAGGCCCAACCTCGTGAAGCACCAGCGCATCCACACCGGGGAGAAGCCCTACGAGTGCGCCGAGTGCGGGAAGGCCTTCGGCGACGGCTCCATCCTCATTCGGCACCGCCGGACTCACC CGGAGAAGCCCTTTGAGTGCAAAGAATGCGGCAAAGGCTTCACTCAAAGCTCTAACCTGATccaacatcagagaattcacaccggagagaagccctataaatgCAACCAGTGCGAGAAAGCCTTCATCCAGAAAACCAAACTTGTCGAACATCAGAGAAGCCACACCGGAGAGAAGCCCTACGAGTGCACCGCCTGCGGTAAGGTCTTCAGCCAGAGCACGCACCTCCTCCAGCACCAGCGCATCCACACGGGCGAGAGGCCCTACAGCTGCGCCGAGTGTGGCAGGGCCTTCCACAACAGCTCCAGGCTCCTTCAGCACCAGTGGTCACACCGCGGGGAGAAGCCCTACGCCTGCAGTGACTGCAAGAAGGCCTTCAGCCAGAGCGCGTACCTGGCGCAGCACCGCAGGGCGCACACGGGCGAGGAGTCCCACCGGTGCGGCGCGTGCGGCAAGGCCTTCCGCCACAGTGCCAAGTGCCAGCGCCGCAGGGCGCACACCTGGGAGAAGCCCCACCAGTGCAGCGAGTGCGGAAGGCCTCCCGCCACAGCGCCAAGTGCCAGCGCCGCAGGGCGCACACGGGCGAGCAGCCCCACCGGTGCGGCGCGTGCGGCAAGGCCTTCCGCCACAGTGCCAAGTGCCAGCGCCGCAGGGCGCACACGGGCGAGCAGCCCCACCAGTGCGGCGCGTGCGGCAAGGCCTTCCGCCACAGTGCCAAGTGCCAGCGCCGCAGGGCGCACACCTGCGAGAAGCCCCACCAGTGCAGCGAGTGCGGAAGGCCTCCCGCCACAGCGCCAAGTGCCAGCGCCGCAGGGCGCACACGGGCGAGCAGCCCCACCGGTGCGGCGCGTGCGGAAGGCCTTCCGCCACAGCGCCAGCGAGTGCCAGCGCCGCAGGGCGCACACGGGCGAGCAGCCCCACCGGTGCGGCGCGTGCGGAAGGCCTCCCGCCACAGTGCCAAGTGCCAGCGCCGCAGGACGCACCTGCGCAGCGACCTCCGCCGCTGAGCGCTCGGTGGGGTGA